A genomic region of Terriglobia bacterium contains the following coding sequences:
- the pgl gene encoding 6-phosphogluconolactonase: protein MANSDREILVCNDDDDVAREAARRFTAHAGAAIQQRGRFAVALSGGRTPQRLYELLADDPYRDRIDWSLVHFFWGDERFVPSTNKASNYHMTEVALLEALELNNGNVHRVHTELENADTAAAAYERELITFFQAAPGEIPKFDLILLGLGTNGHTASLFPHSKLLHENSHLVAAEYIDEVKQSRISFTAPLLNAARDVLFLVTGLEKAGVVNEVLFGPRDPERLPAQLIHSASGSETWLLDREAAASLPKDSFEILP, encoded by the coding sequence TTGGCAAACTCAGACCGCGAAATCCTTGTCTGCAACGACGACGACGACGTCGCTCGTGAAGCCGCTCGCCGATTCACCGCTCACGCCGGTGCCGCCATTCAGCAGCGTGGCCGCTTCGCCGTCGCCCTCTCCGGTGGACGCACTCCCCAGCGTCTTTACGAACTGCTCGCCGACGATCCCTACCGTGACCGCATCGACTGGTCTCTCGTCCATTTCTTCTGGGGAGACGAGCGGTTCGTCCCCTCGACCAACAAGGCCAGCAACTATCACATGACCGAAGTCGCTCTGCTGGAGGCTCTCGAGTTGAACAACGGCAACGTGCATCGCGTCCATACGGAACTGGAAAACGCCGACACCGCTGCCGCCGCCTATGAACGCGAACTTATCACGTTCTTCCAAGCCGCCCCGGGAGAAATTCCAAAGTTCGACCTTATCCTCCTCGGCCTTGGAACCAACGGACACACCGCGTCGCTGTTCCCGCACTCCAAGCTCCTGCATGAGAACTCGCACCTCGTCGCTGCCGAATACATCGACGAAGTCAAGCAGTCGCGCATCAGCTTCACAGCTCCGTTACTGAACGCCGCGCGCGATGTCCTGTTTCTCGTGACCGGATTGGAAAAGGCCGGCGTCGTGAATGAAGTCCTGTTCGGACCGCGCGACCCGGAGCGTCTGCCCGCTCAACTCATTCACTCTGCATCCGGCTCTGAAACATGGCTGCTCGATCGCGAAGCCGCAGCCAGCCTCCCGAAAGATTCCTTCGAAATCCTCCCATGA
- the gndA gene encoding NADP-dependent phosphogluconate dehydrogenase — translation MATTDVITNTAQFGIIGLGVMGQNLALNIEDHGRKVAVWNLEPDWVDRFVAQNADRQIVGTKSLQDFAAALAPPRRILMMIKAGDPVDQMMHKLAPILSPGDIVIDGGNSFFKDTQRREAEWRGKGLKFFGMGVSGGEEGARYGPSLMPGGDKDAYEHMRPILESIAAKSDSGPCVTYVGPDGAGHFVKMVHNGIEYGDMQLIAEAYDLLRRGLGLGAKELSEIFASWNAGLLESYLIDITAQVLSVTDPETGKPLVDLVLDKAGQKGTGKWTAQIALDLAIPIPTIAAAIDARVLSSMKDERVRAAKQYGRTGVRPYSSDKKTFISAVKNALYAAKVCSYAQGMSLIRAGSDEYNWGINLREMARIWKAGCIIRARLLDSIMQAYERRTDLTNLLLDSEFQREIVAAEPDWRHVIATSVSMGVPVPAMSASLAYFDSYTAAHLPQNLTQAQRDYFGAHTYQRADRPEAGFVHTDWLNLLHEKT, via the coding sequence ATGGCAACGACGGACGTGATCACCAATACTGCGCAATTCGGAATCATAGGCCTCGGGGTTATGGGACAAAACCTCGCCCTCAACATTGAAGACCACGGCCGCAAAGTCGCCGTCTGGAACCTTGAGCCCGATTGGGTCGATCGCTTTGTTGCCCAGAATGCTGATCGGCAGATCGTCGGCACCAAGTCGCTTCAGGATTTTGCCGCCGCTCTCGCACCACCACGTCGCATCCTCATGATGATCAAAGCCGGCGATCCCGTCGACCAGATGATGCACAAACTCGCCCCCATTCTTTCGCCCGGCGACATAGTTATCGACGGCGGCAATTCCTTCTTCAAGGATACGCAGCGCCGCGAAGCCGAGTGGCGCGGCAAAGGCCTGAAGTTTTTCGGAATGGGAGTCTCCGGTGGCGAAGAAGGCGCGCGCTACGGCCCATCGCTCATGCCCGGCGGCGACAAAGATGCCTACGAGCACATGCGACCCATCCTCGAATCCATCGCCGCAAAAAGCGATTCCGGCCCGTGTGTAACGTACGTCGGACCCGATGGCGCCGGCCACTTCGTCAAGATGGTTCACAACGGCATTGAATACGGCGACATGCAACTCATCGCCGAAGCCTACGACCTTCTCCGGCGCGGACTCGGACTTGGGGCGAAAGAACTCTCGGAGATCTTCGCCAGTTGGAACGCTGGCCTGCTCGAATCTTATTTGATCGACATCACCGCGCAGGTGCTCAGTGTCACCGATCCAGAAACCGGCAAGCCCCTCGTCGACCTCGTTCTCGACAAGGCCGGGCAGAAGGGTACCGGCAAATGGACCGCCCAGATCGCGCTCGATCTCGCCATTCCCATCCCGACCATCGCCGCCGCCATCGACGCCCGCGTCCTCTCCAGCATGAAGGACGAGCGCGTTCGTGCCGCCAAGCAATACGGCCGCACCGGCGTCCGGCCTTATTCCAGCGATAAAAAAACATTCATCTCGGCGGTGAAGAATGCGCTCTACGCCGCCAAGGTCTGCTCTTACGCCCAAGGCATGAGCCTGATTCGCGCCGGTTCCGACGAATACAACTGGGGCATCAATCTTCGGGAGATGGCCCGCATCTGGAAAGCCGGTTGCATCATTCGAGCACGCCTGCTCGATTCCATCATGCAGGCTTACGAGCGCCGCACCGACCTTACGAATCTTCTGCTGGACTCCGAATTCCAGAGGGAGATCGTCGCCGCCGAACCCGACTGGCGCCACGTCATTGCCACGTCTGTCTCGATGGGAGTTCCCGTCCCGGCGATGTCGGCCTCGCTCGCTTACTTCGACAGCTACACCGCCGCGCATCTTCCGCAGAATCTCACGCAGGCCCAGCGCGACTACTTCGGCGCTCACACTTATCAGCGCGCCGATCGCCCCGAAGCCGGCTTCGTCCACACCGATTGGCTAAACCTGCTGCACGAGAAAACGTAA
- the zwf gene encoding glucose-6-phosphate dehydrogenase: MSTVIQANTVEKPKAPPLPVAEPCLMVIFGASGDLTRRKLIPALFDLACVGCMNPFFQVIGTGRTEMTDDAFRQQMHDAAKSSRDARDFNDLRWDWFAERLHYVTGDIKDPKLFSRISARLDTLSQASRPHNRLFYVSTPASLAPPIVAGLGDAGLNHHAKGWARVILEKPFGRDLQSARALNLEVLKVFGEEDIYRIDHYLGKETVQNILVFRFGNSIFEPVWNRNYVDYVEITAAETVGVENRAAFYEETGALRDMVANHLLQLTALTAMEPPIAFEANAVREQKVQLFRSIRPMTVEEVAKRTVRGQYGPGTINGKPVPGYREEKRVNPQSHTETFAAVEFYIDNWRWAGVPFFIRTGKRLARPMTEIRVHFKRTPQALFARTPDEEVEPNVITLTIQPNEGISISFGAKYPGSQMKTVPVRAEFDYGRSFGTATPVAYETLLLDAMRGDATLFTRGDEIEAEWRIITPIEEAWAQLPPPSFPNYAAGSDGPESAQSMIRGDHRRWRSLDSER, from the coding sequence ATGAGCACGGTTATTCAGGCCAACACCGTCGAGAAACCTAAAGCGCCGCCGCTCCCCGTCGCCGAACCTTGCCTCATGGTCATCTTCGGTGCCTCCGGCGATCTTACACGGCGCAAACTCATCCCAGCGCTCTTCGATCTCGCTTGCGTCGGCTGCATGAACCCGTTCTTCCAGGTGATTGGCACCGGCCGCACCGAGATGACCGACGACGCCTTCCGCCAGCAGATGCACGACGCCGCCAAATCCTCCCGCGACGCCCGCGACTTCAACGATCTCCGCTGGGACTGGTTCGCCGAGCGCCTGCATTACGTCACGGGCGACATCAAGGATCCGAAACTCTTCTCCCGCATCTCCGCCCGGCTCGACACTCTAAGCCAGGCCAGCCGTCCGCACAACCGCTTGTTCTATGTCTCGACCCCGGCCTCGCTGGCACCACCCATCGTCGCTGGTCTCGGCGACGCCGGACTCAACCATCACGCGAAGGGTTGGGCGCGCGTAATTCTTGAGAAGCCCTTCGGCCGCGATCTCCAATCCGCCCGAGCGTTGAACCTGGAAGTCCTCAAGGTCTTCGGCGAAGAGGACATCTACCGCATCGATCACTACCTCGGCAAAGAAACCGTCCAGAACATCCTCGTCTTCCGCTTCGGCAACTCCATTTTTGAACCCGTATGGAACCGTAATTACGTCGATTACGTCGAAATCACCGCTGCCGAAACCGTTGGCGTCGAAAACCGCGCCGCATTCTACGAGGAAACCGGCGCGTTGCGTGACATGGTCGCCAACCACCTGCTTCAACTGACGGCGCTCACCGCCATGGAGCCCCCGATTGCCTTCGAAGCCAACGCCGTCCGCGAACAAAAAGTCCAACTCTTCCGCTCGATTCGCCCCATGACCGTCGAGGAAGTCGCGAAGCGCACCGTTCGCGGCCAGTACGGTCCCGGAACGATCAACGGCAAGCCCGTTCCAGGCTATCGCGAGGAAAAGCGCGTCAACCCTCAGTCGCACACTGAAACCTTCGCCGCCGTCGAGTTTTACATCGACAACTGGCGCTGGGCCGGCGTGCCCTTCTTTATTCGCACGGGCAAGCGTCTCGCCCGTCCTATGACCGAGATCCGCGTTCATTTCAAGCGTACGCCGCAGGCCCTGTTCGCGCGCACGCCCGACGAAGAAGTCGAACCAAATGTGATCACGCTGACCATTCAGCCCAACGAAGGCATCTCGATTTCGTTCGGCGCGAAATACCCCGGTTCACAGATGAAGACCGTCCCGGTCCGCGCCGAGTTCGACTATGGCCGTTCTTTCGGTACTGCAACCCCAGTCGCCTATGAGACGCTGTTGCTCGACGCCATGCGCGGAGATGCCACGCTCTTCACTCGCGGCGACGAAATCGAAGCTGAGTGGCGTATCATCACACCGATTGAAGAAGCCTGGGCGCAGTTGCCCCCGCCGTCGTTCCCGAACTACGCTGCCGGCAGCGACGGCCCCGAATCGGCGCAGTCCATGATCAGAGGCGACCATCGCCGCTGGCGCAGCCTCGACTCGGAGCGATAA
- a CDS encoding POTRA domain-containing protein has translation MSLNSGALHFELAEVPVSVKLYTALSLLIRSTARPRTPIGITVVFLLLLSFCSGAFAQATAPQTKQAMKAYEGQRVASLIFAGRPDLNTNDLMNVVSQKVDQPFSNAKIDQSIAALKKVGHFTDVTVEIRPLANGVNVRLVLQPALYLGIYTFSGSGFFSYSGLLQAAAYPVKTAYSTEDIATAQKGLEALFRRTGFFTAVVTPEIQPDFQEGLVNVVFHIKLGKRAKFGKINFQGASPEIARKLTKDMHSVFARLHAAHLDTDDTYSYKRLTNVAQYLQNKLIADHYLTAQVNLVAANYNPQTNHADVDFKVTTGPIVRTKVIGGGVSGKNKRQLIPIVAEDSVQRGVIEEGQQNLVSYFQSKGYFSAKVTNSVVRQPGNVLITYDVRKGPRNKVDDISMKGNRHMGDDELLAHVAVEKGGMITKGKYSQELVRKSIDNLQTIYKNAGYNNTKIIPQIKRESDGDIHLTFVIDEGPLDTAATFQMVGNSVPVSKLAPEGLEVGTGKAYSQYLVQQDKNRILATYLNLGYLNASFSSVAKPSASDPHELNVVYKIIEGPRVQIARVITVGRHHTRQSLIKTVAKIEPEQPLSETEMLAAEGRLYTLNIFDWAEIDPRAPVTTQSEDDVVIKLHEQKRNEITYGFGFEVINRGGSVPSGTVAVPGIPPVGLPSNFKTSQKTFWGPRGSFEYTRLNMRGRAETLTLGGLASRLDQRGSLAYHIPTFRNSSWNVTGNIGGENNSENPIYTARIGEGGLQFQRFMDAKKTKSVILRYNLRYTSLSHLLIPDLVPVSDRNLRISTLSGTFVRDTRDNPLDAHKGIYESAEFDLNAVPMASSVNFVRFLGQVAYYKNIGIENIIWANSIRIGLMNPYAGSRVPLSEKFFSGGGSTLRGFPLNGAGPQRTIAACGNPSDPTTCARIRVPVGGDALFILNSELRIPVPLKKGLGVVGFYDGGNVYSHIRFSDFASNYTNTIGFGVRYETPVGPVRLDIGHNLNAVPGIKATQIFITLGQAF, from the coding sequence TTGTCTCTGAATTCTGGCGCGCTCCATTTCGAACTCGCCGAGGTTCCCGTAAGCGTGAAACTGTACACGGCGCTTTCACTATTAATTCGTAGCACCGCCCGCCCTCGTACTCCTATTGGTATCACTGTCGTATTCCTGCTCCTTCTGAGTTTCTGCTCCGGCGCATTCGCGCAAGCCACCGCACCCCAGACCAAGCAGGCCATGAAAGCCTATGAGGGCCAGCGCGTCGCCTCGCTCATCTTCGCCGGGCGTCCCGACCTGAACACGAACGACCTGATGAATGTCGTCAGCCAGAAAGTTGACCAGCCGTTCTCGAATGCCAAGATCGATCAGTCGATTGCCGCCCTGAAGAAGGTCGGTCACTTCACCGATGTCACCGTCGAGATCCGGCCACTTGCCAACGGCGTCAACGTTCGCCTCGTGCTTCAGCCAGCGCTTTATCTGGGCATCTACACTTTTTCCGGTTCCGGCTTTTTTTCATATAGCGGATTGCTCCAGGCCGCCGCGTACCCGGTGAAAACCGCCTACTCCACTGAAGACATTGCGACAGCGCAGAAAGGCCTCGAGGCACTTTTTCGCCGCACCGGATTTTTCACTGCCGTTGTCACTCCCGAGATCCAACCGGACTTCCAGGAGGGCCTCGTCAATGTCGTGTTCCACATCAAGCTCGGCAAGCGTGCCAAGTTCGGCAAAATCAATTTCCAGGGAGCGTCCCCGGAAATTGCGCGCAAACTTACTAAAGACATGCACTCCGTGTTCGCACGCCTTCACGCCGCTCATCTCGACACCGACGATACCTACTCCTACAAGCGGCTCACCAATGTTGCCCAATACTTACAGAACAAGCTCATAGCCGATCACTATCTGACTGCACAGGTGAACCTGGTTGCCGCGAACTACAATCCGCAAACTAATCACGCCGACGTCGACTTCAAGGTAACCACTGGTCCTATTGTTCGCACCAAGGTCATCGGCGGTGGCGTCTCCGGCAAGAACAAGCGCCAACTGATACCGATTGTGGCAGAGGACTCCGTGCAGCGGGGCGTCATCGAAGAAGGTCAGCAGAATCTGGTGTCGTACTTCCAATCGAAGGGATACTTCAGCGCCAAGGTCACCAACTCCGTCGTCCGCCAGCCCGGGAATGTCCTCATCACCTACGACGTCCGCAAAGGTCCCCGAAACAAGGTCGATGATATTTCCATGAAAGGGAACAGGCACATGGGCGACGACGAGTTGCTCGCGCACGTCGCAGTCGAGAAGGGCGGAATGATCACTAAAGGCAAGTACAGCCAGGAGCTGGTTCGCAAAAGCATTGACAACCTGCAGACCATCTACAAGAACGCCGGCTACAACAACACGAAGATCATTCCCCAGATCAAACGCGAATCCGACGGCGACATACACCTGACGTTCGTCATCGACGAAGGTCCGCTGGACACCGCTGCAACATTTCAGATGGTTGGCAATTCCGTTCCCGTCTCCAAGCTTGCTCCCGAAGGACTCGAGGTCGGAACTGGAAAAGCCTACTCGCAATATCTCGTCCAGCAGGACAAGAACCGGATTCTCGCAACTTACCTGAACCTTGGGTATCTCAACGCCAGCTTCAGTTCCGTCGCCAAGCCAAGTGCCTCCGATCCCCACGAGCTCAACGTCGTCTACAAGATCATCGAGGGACCACGCGTGCAGATCGCCCGCGTGATAACGGTTGGGCGCCACCATACCAGGCAGTCCCTCATCAAAACCGTCGCGAAGATTGAGCCTGAACAGCCTTTAAGCGAGACCGAGATGCTCGCCGCGGAAGGCCGACTCTATACCTTGAACATCTTCGATTGGGCGGAGATCGATCCTCGCGCCCCGGTAACAACGCAGTCTGAAGACGACGTTGTCATTAAGCTGCACGAGCAAAAACGTAACGAGATCACCTATGGATTCGGATTTGAAGTCATCAATCGCGGCGGCAGCGTGCCCAGCGGAACGGTCGCCGTGCCCGGCATTCCTCCTGTCGGCTTGCCTTCAAACTTCAAAACCAGCCAGAAGACCTTCTGGGGACCTCGAGGCTCGTTCGAGTACACGCGCCTCAACATGCGTGGCCGCGCGGAGACCCTCACCTTGGGAGGCCTTGCCAGCCGCCTCGATCAGCGCGGCTCACTCGCCTATCACATTCCCACATTCAGAAACTCCAGTTGGAACGTCACCGGAAATATCGGCGGCGAGAATAACAGCGAAAATCCCATTTACACCGCACGCATCGGCGAGGGCGGTTTGCAGTTCCAGCGCTTCATGGACGCGAAGAAGACCAAGAGTGTGATATTGCGGTACAACCTGCGCTACACCTCGCTCTCGCACCTTCTTATCCCCGACCTCGTGCCCGTTTCCGATCGCAACCTGCGAATCTCTACCCTGTCCGGCACCTTCGTCCGCGACACTCGTGACAATCCTCTGGACGCCCACAAGGGAATTTACGAGAGTGCCGAATTCGACCTGAACGCTGTCCCAATGGCATCAAGCGTGAACTTCGTCCGCTTCCTCGGCCAGGTCGCGTACTACAAGAACATCGGCATCGAGAACATCATCTGGGCCAACAGCATCCGTATTGGCCTCATGAACCCGTATGCAGGCAGCCGGGTCCCGCTCAGCGAAAAATTCTTCTCTGGTGGCGGCAGCACTCTCCGAGGGTTCCCGCTGAACGGAGCAGGGCCCCAGCGGACTATCGCCGCCTGCGGCAATCCCTCCGATCCGACTACCTGCGCTCGCATCCGTGTACCTGTTGGTGGCGATGCACTGTTCATCCTCAACTCGGAACTTCGAATTCCGGTGCCGCTCAAAAAAGGACTCGGCGTCGTCGGCTTCTACGACGGCGGCAACGTTTACTCGCACATCAGGTTCAGCGACTTCGCCTCGAACTATACGAACACCATCGGCTTCGGCGTCCGTTATGAGACTCCGGTCGGTCCAGTGCGCCTCGATATCGGTCACAACTTGAACGCGGTTCCCGGAATCAAAGCTACGCAGATATTCATCACGTTGGGGCAGGCGTTCTGA
- a CDS encoding gluconokinase: MIVILMGVAGVGKTTVGRLLATQLGWEFADADAYHSPQNIEKMAAGIPLSDADRRPWLGTLRQAIESWVANNKNVVLACSALKQSYRDLLAVSASVKFVYLSGTFALIDKRLRQRAGHYMHNDMLESQLAALEEPASTPTVDVSATPDAIVREIRHQLKL, from the coding sequence ATGATCGTCATCCTCATGGGAGTCGCCGGAGTCGGCAAAACAACCGTGGGAAGGCTTCTGGCCACACAACTCGGCTGGGAGTTCGCCGACGCCGACGCTTATCACTCGCCGCAGAATATAGAGAAGATGGCTGCCGGTATCCCTCTTAGCGATGCCGACCGCCGCCCCTGGCTGGGGACCTTGCGCCAGGCAATCGAATCATGGGTTGCGAACAATAAGAATGTGGTGCTCGCCTGCTCCGCCCTCAAGCAAAGTTACCGCGACCTCCTCGCCGTCAGCGCGAGCGTGAAGTTTGTGTATCTGAGCGGCACGTTTGCGCTAATAGACAAGCGCCTCCGCCAGCGCGCCGGCCACTATATGCACAACGACATGCTCGAAAGCCAACTCGCAGCTCTCGAAGAACCCGCCAGCACTCCCACCGTCGACGTCTCCGCAACTCCAGATGCAATCGTCCGCGAAATCCGCCATCAGCTCAAGCTTTAG